TTTGGAGGGCAAGGCATTGGCAGTAGTTCTTGTTAGCcgttttcaaacatgaccttTAGGTAAAACCTGGTGAATTGGCTGCAGAGTTTACCCTtagtctgcctttcacacatgcagaacaCAGCGAGAGTGTAGCTGATGTCATCACATGCTCGCTGTGGGCTCGTTTGTAAGTGACGCTGCTTTGAGTCGAATTTTAATgttggggcttacagacacttggatgacacacacactgcttattggtattgagataatgtttattatgattttacTCAATATCTGTGGCGCCCCCAGTCAGTCTGTTGGTGTATATATGGCTGGCATcgataaaaatgtttatatcagtCAATAATCAggataattatcatgataattttttttttttagctcacgagtgcaggttgtggttttaaacttttCTCATTGAACAAGAGAATGAGAAAAAATTTGTCTTACCTTCTCGCTGATGAAAATTGTGTTACATGCGATCATTTTGATAGCTTTTTATCGTAATACATGTTGGTACCGATAGCAAAATGTTGGTACCTTGacaacactcaaacacagatgTATGAAAAAAAGCATTAGAGAAAAGCTTATGCATCGTGACATTTAacactaaaaatgttttacctcAGTCAGAGCGTGGAGTTGACCTtcgtgcacacaaacaccgaGAAACCTAAGGAGAGGTGGGGAGTTGAATACACCTTACGGTGATACTTGGACATGTCATCAGTGAAGAACCGAGGGTCATAGGGTGTTTCGGGTCTTTGAATCTTCATACACCCTCTCCTGGGCGACCCAGCCGGGGGTGATCAGTCCCCGGCTTGTGTCCAAGTGGCGCGTTGTTCCACGGATCCCCCCTGTGGATCCACAGCCACCTTGAGGCTCTCTCCGCGGCCTCTAGCGTGTTCTTGGTGGCTCTTTTGGTGTGCAGACCGTTTGCTCCAAGGAGTTTGAGGGTTCGTGCCAGTGACTGGCCAGCAAAGCCACGGCACCCAACCTCAACTGGCTCGCAGCGGGCTTTCCAGCCATTGCTCCGGCACTCAGCGATGAGCTCGGCGTACTTGGCCCTCTTTCGCTCGTTTGCCTCATCGATGCGGTCCTCCCAGGGGACAGTTAGTTCTATCAGCACCACTTGCTTGGTGGACTCTGATGTTAATACCATGTCAGGGCGGAGAAGCgtggttgtgatgatgattgGGAACTTTAGCTGTCTACCGAGGTCAACTTGGAGCTGCCAGTCGCGAGCTGAGGTGAGGATCCCCCCTGTCGAACTGGGCTGGTGTTTGCGTGCCTTCTGGCCCGGTCTAATGAAGGACATTGACTGTTTGGGGGCAGCCTGGGTCTTGCTGTGCTGGATCGCTGTGCAGATGGCGTCTGCCAAAGATCTTAAAACTTGGTCGTGGCGCCAGCGGTACCGTCCCTCTCCTAGCGCTTTTGGGCAGCAGCTCAGGATGTGCTCCAGGGTGCCCCTCCTCTGGCACAGCTTGCATTCGGGTGTATCGGCTAAGCCCCAGGTGAGCAGGTTGGCACGGCTCGGTAGGACGTCATAGACTGATTGGATGAGGAACTTGATGCGTAGTGGCTCCGCTCTCCACAACTCTGTCCAAGTGATCTTGCGGGGTTCTGCATGCTCCCACCGAGTCCATGCCCCTTGCTTGGACATGCCGACCATCCTGCTGTATcggttttcctcctcctccgctctgaTCTCATCCTGGACCAGCTGGCGCTTTTCCTTTCCCCGGGCTTGGTCGTACCGCGGTTTTGGAAAGCTGCCCAGCCCTGCCCGCCCCCTTGCAACCGAGCCCACTAGCATCTTGTGCCTCAGTCGCGTCTCAGCTCTGGTGATGGCCTCCTGAGCTTGCCACTTTCTCCCAGTCTTCACGAGGATCCCTGCTGTCGCGACTCTGACGTCCTTGGAATCCCTGTACATCATCGCCTCTCTGGTGCGGGTGACTTTGAACTCCTCCGTAAGTCCGCTAAAAGGGAGCTGCAGTTTGGTGGAATGGCCGTACAAGGCGAGGCTGCTCAAGG
This is a stretch of genomic DNA from Paralichthys olivaceus isolate ysfri-2021 chromosome 8, ASM2471397v2, whole genome shotgun sequence. It encodes these proteins:
- the LOC138411213 gene encoding uncharacterized protein → MSFKPAKSRSLVLKKGKVTDQFRFALGGTRIPSVTEKPVKTLGKIFDSSLKDSAAIKQTKCDLATWLTTIDKSGLPGKFKAWIYQHRVLPRILWPLLVYEVPITTVEALEKSISQFLRRWLGLPRSLSSLALYGHSTKLQLPFSGLTEEFKVTRTREAMMYRDSKDVRVATAGILVKTGRKWQAQEAITRAETRLRHKMLVGSVARGRAGLGSFPKPRYDQARGKEKRQLVQDEIRAEEEENRYSRMVGMSKQGAWTRWEHAEPRKITWTELWRAEPLRIKFLIQSVYDVLPSRANLLTWGLADTPECKLCQRRGTLEHILSCCPKALGEGRYRWRHDQVLRSLADAICTAIQHSKTQAAPKQSMSFIRPGQKARKHQPSSTGGILTSARDWQLQVDLGRQLKFPIIITTTLLRPDMVLTSESTKQVVLIELTVPWEDRIDEANERKRAKYAELIAECRSNGWKARCEPVEVGCRGFAGQSLARTLKLLGANGLHTKRATKNTLEAAERASRWLWIHRGDPWNNAPLGHKPGTDHPRLGRPGEGV